In one Rutidosis leptorrhynchoides isolate AG116_Rl617_1_P2 chromosome 8, CSIRO_AGI_Rlap_v1, whole genome shotgun sequence genomic region, the following are encoded:
- the LOC139862511 gene encoding pseudouridine-5'-phosphate glycosidase — protein MASNALSRLANLHRHFHITRSSTKGGNDNSNMGTIKISNDVSTALATGKAVVALESTIISHGMPYPQNMETAKEVEAIVRENGAVPATIAILDGIPCIGLSSEELERLAKLGTKARKISRRDIAHVVATRGSGGTTVSATMIFASMVGISIFVTGGIGGVHKNGESTMDISSDLTELGRTSITVVSAGVKSILDIPKTLEYLETEGVSVVAYQTDDFPAFFSEKSGCKAPCRLDSAEDCARMIEVNRKLDLKTGILIAIPIPKEHSVSGNIIESAIQTALREASDKGITGSAETPYLLSRVNELTGGASLESNIALVKNNAVLGSQIAVSLAHIQNHGHHKGSGSAAVVDS, from the exons ATGGCTTCAAACGCCCTGTCAAGATTAGCCAACCTTCATCGCCATTTTCACATCACAAGATCAAGCACCaag GGTGGCAATGACAATTCAAATATGGGGACTATTAAGATATCTAACGATGTTTCTACAGCTTTAGCTACCGGAAAAGCAGTTGTTGCTCTTGAGTCTACCATTATATCTCAtg GCATGCCTTATCCTCAAAATATGGAGACTGCAAAGGAGGTGGAGGCTATTGTGAGGGAAAATGGAGCTGTTCCTGCAACTATTGCTATTTTAGATGGCATACCATGCATAG GTCTCAGCTCTGAAGAACTAGAGAGGTTAGCCAAGCTAGGAACCAAAGCTCGAAAGATATCTCGAAGGGACATTGCACATGTT GTGGCTACAAGAGGTAGTGGTGGGACTACTGTGTCTGCAACCATGATCTTTGCTTCAATG GTTGGAATATCTATATTTGTGACGGGAGGTATTGGAGGAGTTCACAAAAACGGCGAAAGCA CTATGGATATATCATCTGATCTTACTGAACTCGGAAGAACGTCTATAACTGTTGTATCAGCTGGTGTAAAGTCCATATTAGATATTCCCAAAACCCTAGAGTATTTG GAAACTGAAGGTGTTTCAGTTGTTGCTTACCAGACTGATGATTTTCCTGCTTTTTTTAGTGAAAAAAGTGGCTGCAAG GCGCCATGCCGACTAGATTCAGCTGAAGACTGTGCTCGTATGATTG AGGTCAACAGGAAACTAGATCTGAAAACCGGGATATTAATAGCAATTCCTATACCAAAAGAACATTCTGTTTCAGGTAACATAATCGAGTCTGCTATACAAACAGCGCTCAGAGAAGCCAG TGATAAGGGCATCACAGGCAGTGCTGAAACTCCTTACTTACTTTCTAGAGTGAATGAACTGACCGGAGGGGCTTCTCTTGAATCAA ACATTGCGCTTGTGAAGAATAATGCTGTTCTTGGGTCTCAAATTGCTGTTTCCCTTGCTCATATCCAAAACCATGGTCATCATAAAG GATCAGGATCTGCAGCGGTGGTCGACTCTTGA